One Rhea pennata isolate bPtePen1 chromosome 3, bPtePen1.pri, whole genome shotgun sequence DNA segment encodes these proteins:
- the TCF21 gene encoding transcription factor 21, whose amino-acid sequence MSTGSLSDVEDLQEVEMLECDGLKMDTNKEFGASNESNEEGSNGENGSPQKGRGASGKRKKAPPKKSPLNGVSQEGKQVQRNAANARERARMRVLSKAFSRLKTTLPWVPPDTKLSKLDTLRLASSYIAHLRQILANDKYENGYIHPVNLTWPFMVAGKPESDLKEVVNTNRLCGPTAS is encoded by the exons ATGTCCACTGGGTCCCTCAGTGATGTGGAAGATCTGCAGGAGGTGGAGATGCTGGAGTGCGATGGCCTGAAAATGGATACTAACAAAGAGTTTGGGGCTTCCAACGAGAGCAACGAGGAGGGATCCAATGGCGAGAATGGCTCCCCTCAGAAGGGGAGAGGGGCCTCgggcaagaggaaaaaagctccCCCCAAGAAGAGCCCTTTAAATGGAGTGAGCCAGGAGGGAAAGCAGGTCCAGAGAAACGCTGCCAACGCCAGGGAGAGGGCGAGGATGAGGGTCCTTAGCAAAGCCTTCTCCAGGCTTAAGACCACCTTGCCCTGGGTGCCCCCAGACACCAAGCTTTCCAAACTGGACACCTTGAGGTTGGCCTCCAGCTACATTGCTCACCTGAGACAGATCCTGGCCAATGACAAGTATGAGAATGGCTACATCCACCCTGTTAACCTG ACTTGGCCTTTTATGGTAGCCGGCAAACCCGAGAGTGACCTGAAAGAAGTGGTGAACACAAACCGCTTGTGCGGCCCGACAGCATCCTGA